A single genomic interval of Lathyrus oleraceus cultivar Zhongwan6 chromosome 7, CAAS_Psat_ZW6_1.0, whole genome shotgun sequence harbors:
- the LOC127102457 gene encoding uncharacterized protein LOC127102457 translates to MAHQSDTTSYTTVSDSHNTEFSNPNREEVSVNAATSSHARRPKETVSRISSAIALDNPSKEGSRYVHNAIASMVTKILSGDQNVPGVSVPLNTMVPDDGACRETTVVLRENVSRLPEEGPKNDKHVRKVRGEKVSVPQDVEANPRADTINLEEFSDNELLASVIPSIAKRVRTRRGKKTVLQRSPSKEVDETTSPKQTVIESARKRKGHGPAKSWSKEVPKKLKTKAVVVKSDSDAPCDVTTSLSRKKPTSSKLAASVPEVPIDNTMTL, encoded by the exons ATGGCTCACCAATCCGATACCACCTCCTATACTACCGTGTCCGATTCTCACAACACGGAGTTCAGCAACCCCAACCGGGAGGAAGTTAGTGTCAACGCTGCAACgtcgtcccatgcaagaagaccaaAAGAAACGGTCTCTAGAATCTCCTCAGCTATCGCTCTGGACAACCCTTCCAAGGAAGGATCGAGGTATGTGCACAATGCCATTGCCTCTATGGTCACTAAGATTCTGTCCGGGGatcagaatgttcctggggtttctgttcccttgaacactatgGTACCCGATGATGGTGCATGTCGTGAAACCACAGTTGTGTTAAGGGAAAATGTGTCTAGATTACCTGAAGAGGGTCCTAAGAATGATAAACATGTAAGAaaggtgagaggtgagaaggtAAGTGTCCCTCAAGATGTTGAGGCCAACCCTAGAGCTGACACAATCAAcctggaagagttctctgataaCGAACTGTTGGCCTCAGTTATCCCTAGCATAGCCAAGAGGGTCAGGACTAGGAGAGGGAAAAAGACAGTGCTGCAAAGGTCTCCATCCAAGGAAGTTGATGAGACAACTTCTCCCAAGCAAACAGTGATAGAAAGTGCACGCAAAAGGAAAGGTCATGGCCctgcaaaatcttggagcaaagaggtgcccaagaaacTGAAGACCAAGGCTGTTGTGGTGAAGTCTGACTCGGATGCTCCctgtgatgtcacaacatccctgtCCAGGAAGAAGCCAACCTCTAGCAAGTTGGCTGCTAGCGTTCCAGAGGTGCCTATAGACAAT acaatgactttgtga